A genome region from Anastrepha obliqua isolate idAnaObli1 chromosome 4, idAnaObli1_1.0, whole genome shotgun sequence includes the following:
- the LOC129245446 gene encoding maltase A1-like, giving the protein MDSDGDGIGDLNGITSRLEYLQDIGVTAAWLSPIFKSPMVDFGYDISDFYEIQEEYGTMEDFRALIAKANSLGLKIILDFVPNHSSNESEWFKKSVKRERGYEDYYVWSDGKLDAEGKRIPPSNWLQGFRGSAWEWREERQQYYLHQFAVQQADLNYRNPTVVEQMKRILRFWLDQGVGGFRCDAVPVLFEVEPDENGQYPDEEVSGLTDDKDDRAYLKMDLVENRPETIDMVYQWRQVMDDYQRIHGGETRVLLIETYAPPAYTMQMYGNKSVDGAHLPFNFNLITGLKSNISAPLVEQTIDLWLKNMPAGRTANWVIGNHDQRRAASRYGTQRTDAMNMLVMTLPGASVTYQGEELGMIDGVISWEDTVDPAACNSNADIYEKFTRDPSRTPFQWSAGTNAGFSDAAKTWLPLAPDYQTLNVEVENANANSHLAIYKSLVELRKTSKTLQNGMHKYKAINDDIFVLERSLKGEETIVYIANFGNEAKTVDVQNDFDAFLPSTMTLKIRNLDSTKAIGADINVKKLSLAVGEAVVLRGRPK; this is encoded by the exons ATGGATTCAGATGGCGATGGTATTGGTGATTTAAACGGTATCACCTCACGTTTGGAGTACTTGCAGGACATTGGCGTGACTGCTGCTTGGTTGTCACCAATATTCAAGTCGCCGATGGTAGACTTTGGCTATGATATTTCGGATTTCTATGAAATACAAGAGGAATACGGTACGATGGAAGATTTCCGTGCATTAATTGCAAAGGCGAATTCATTGGGACTTAAGATCATCTTGGATTTTGTACCCAATCACTCGAGTAATGAGAGTGAGTGGTTCAAGAAATCGGTGAAACGTGAACGCGGCTATGAGGATTATTATGTTTGGTCCGATGGCAAGTTGGATGCGGAGGGAAAGCGTATACCGCCAAGTAATTGG CTTCAAGGTTTCCGCGGCTCTGCATGGGAATGGCGTGAGGAACGCCAACAATATTACCTGCATCAATTCGCCGTACAACAAGCAGATCTAAATTATCGCAATCCGACTGTAGTGGAGCAAATGAAACGCATTCTACGCTTTTGGCTTGATCAGGGAGTGGGAGGCTTTCGTTGCGATGCAGTACCTGTGCTCTTCGAAGTTGAACCTGACGAGAATGGGCAATATCCCGACGAAGAGGTAAGCGGCTTAACTGACGACAAAGACGATCGCGCCTATCTCAAGATGGATCTCGTCGAAAATCGACCAGAGACAATCGATATGGTGTACCAGTGGCGACAAGTGATGGATGACTATCAGCGTATTCATGGTGGTGAAACGCGTGTGCTACTAATCGAGACTTACGCACCGCCTGCCTACACGATGCAAATGTATGGCAATAAATCTGTAGATGGTGCGCATTTGCCATTCAACTTCAATTTGATTACTGGATTGAAATCAAATATATCAGCGCCGCTGGTTGAACAGACGATCGATTTGTGGCTGAAGAATATGCCGGCGGGACGAACAGCCAATTGGGTG ATCGGCAATCACGACCAACGCCGTGCGGCCAGTCGCTATGGCACTCAACGCACAGACGCTATGAATATGCTGGTTATGACACTGCCCGGTGCGAGTGTGACATATCAG GGTGAAGAATTGGGCATGATTGACGGTGTGATCTCATGGGAAGATACTGTCGATCCCGCGGCGTGCAACTCAAATGCTGATATTTATGAGAAATTCACGCGTGATCCATCACGTACGCCATTCCAGTGGAGTGCAGGCACTAACGCAG GCTTCTCTGATGCGGCGAAAACATGGCTTCCCCTTGCACCAGACTATCAAACGCTCAATGTTGAGGTGGAAAATGCCAATGCCAACTCGCATTTGGCGATCTACAAATCCTTGGTGGAATTGCGCAAAACGTCGAAAACGCTGCAAAATGGCATGCACAAATACAAAGCGATCAATGACGATATTTTTGTCTTAGAACG CTCCCTAAAAGGTGAGGAGACGATTGTGTATATTGCTAATTTCGGCAACGAGGCTAAAACAGTTGATGTGCAAAACGATTTCGATGCGTTTCTACCCAGCACAATGACCTTGAAGATACGCAACTTGGATTCGACAAAGGCTATCGG CGCTGATATCAACGTGAAAAAGTTATCGCTGGCAGTTGGTGAGGCGGTGGTCTTGAGAGGACGCCCCAAGTGA